Proteins encoded in a region of the Corynebacterium breve genome:
- the murA gene encoding UDP-N-acetylglucosamine 1-carboxyvinyltransferase → MKDRFLVTGGARLEGSVRVDGAKNSVLKLMAASLLAEGTTTLNNCPEILDVPLMKDVLEGLGCSVTIDGPTVTINTPAVVSSRADFDAVRQFRASVAVLGPLTARCGEAIVALPGGDAIGSRPLDMHQSGLEKLGATTHIEHGAVVARADKLVGAEISLDFPSVGATENILAAAVLAEGTTTLDNAAREPEIMDLCDMLNSMGARISGAGTSTLTIEGVSKLEPTTHTVIGDRIVAGTWAYAAAMTQGDITVGGIAPRHLHLALEKLKIAGAEVETYEQGFRVRMNSRPKAVDYQTLPFPGFPTDLQPMAIGIATIADGVSVITENVFESRFRFVDEMLRLGADATVDGHHVVLRGVDTLSSTDVWASDIRAGAGLVLAGLVADGETTVHDVYHIDRGYPKFVERLNALGANIVRLTD, encoded by the coding sequence GTGAAAGATCGTTTCCTTGTAACAGGTGGAGCCCGACTCGAAGGCTCCGTAAGAGTCGATGGGGCTAAGAACAGTGTCCTGAAGTTGATGGCTGCGTCCCTTCTCGCGGAGGGCACGACCACTCTCAATAACTGCCCAGAGATCCTCGATGTCCCTCTGATGAAAGACGTGCTTGAGGGCTTGGGCTGTTCTGTCACTATCGACGGACCAACCGTAACCATCAACACCCCGGCCGTCGTTTCTTCTCGCGCCGACTTTGACGCTGTGCGACAGTTCCGTGCGTCTGTCGCAGTGCTCGGGCCATTGACCGCCCGTTGCGGCGAAGCGATCGTTGCTCTGCCAGGGGGCGACGCGATCGGTTCTCGCCCTCTTGACATGCACCAATCCGGCCTGGAGAAACTCGGCGCCACCACCCATATCGAGCACGGCGCTGTTGTCGCCCGTGCGGACAAACTTGTTGGCGCTGAAATCAGCCTTGACTTCCCTTCGGTGGGAGCGACCGAGAACATTCTCGCAGCGGCCGTCCTTGCTGAAGGCACTACTACTTTGGATAACGCTGCGCGCGAACCCGAAATCATGGACCTGTGCGACATGCTCAATTCCATGGGTGCGCGCATTTCTGGTGCCGGCACCTCCACCTTGACTATTGAAGGCGTTTCCAAGCTGGAACCAACCACACACACCGTGATCGGCGACCGCATTGTGGCAGGTACCTGGGCCTACGCAGCCGCTATGACACAAGGCGACATTACTGTCGGTGGGATCGCACCACGTCACCTGCATCTTGCGCTGGAAAAGCTCAAGATTGCGGGAGCCGAAGTTGAAACTTACGAACAAGGGTTCCGAGTGCGCATGAACTCTCGGCCGAAGGCAGTGGATTACCAGACCCTGCCGTTCCCAGGTTTCCCGACTGATTTGCAGCCGATGGCAATCGGGATCGCTACCATCGCCGACGGCGTCAGCGTGATCACCGAGAACGTCTTCGAGTCACGCTTCCGCTTTGTCGACGAGATGCTGCGCCTCGGCGCCGACGCAACTGTTGACGGCCACCATGTTGTGCTTCGTGGTGTCGATACCTTGTCTTCGACCGATGTCTGGGCTTCCGACATCCGTGCGGGGGCTGGCCTAGTCCTTGCCGGCCTTGTTGCTGACGGTGAAACCACGGTGCACGATGTCTATCACATCGATCGCGGCTACCCGAAGTTTGTTGAGCGACTCAACGCCTTGGGTGCCAATATTGTGCGACTGACTGACTAG
- the ramA gene encoding acetate metabolism transcriptional regulator RamA, with translation MDSQRIKDDDDAIRAALTSLKTATGIPVTMYGTLLADNRLQVTQWIGLRTPALQNLIIDQGAGVGGRVVATRRAVGVSDYARANVISHEYDRAIQDEGLHSIVAVPVIVQREIRGVLYVGVHSPVRLGDKVIEEVTMTARTLEQDLAVNSALRRTEGGKTGAKTGRVMNGAEWEQVRSTHSKLRMLANRVEDETLRKELEQLCDQMVSPVRVKQSTKLSARELDVLSCVALGHTNVEAAEEMGIGAETVKSYLRSVMRKLGAHTRYEAVNAARRIGALP, from the coding sequence ATGGATTCGCAACGGATCAAAGACGACGATGACGCTATCCGCGCAGCTCTAACGTCTCTGAAGACCGCTACAGGGATCCCGGTAACGATGTACGGCACACTGTTGGCAGACAACCGTCTGCAGGTGACACAGTGGATTGGGCTTCGTACCCCCGCGTTGCAAAATCTCATCATCGACCAGGGTGCTGGTGTGGGGGGTCGTGTCGTTGCCACGCGCCGTGCGGTCGGCGTTTCCGACTACGCCCGCGCGAACGTGATCTCCCACGAATATGACCGTGCGATCCAGGACGAAGGCCTGCATTCAATCGTCGCTGTGCCAGTGATCGTGCAGCGGGAGATCCGTGGTGTGCTTTATGTGGGGGTGCATTCGCCAGTCCGCCTTGGAGATAAGGTCATCGAGGAAGTCACCATGACTGCCCGCACCCTTGAGCAAGATCTGGCTGTGAATTCTGCTTTGCGACGAACCGAGGGCGGCAAGACCGGCGCAAAAACTGGCCGCGTTATGAATGGTGCGGAGTGGGAACAGGTGCGCTCCACGCACTCGAAGCTGCGCATGCTGGCCAATCGGGTCGAAGACGAAACATTGCGCAAGGAGCTTGAGCAGCTCTGCGACCAGATGGTCTCGCCGGTACGCGTGAAGCAGTCGACCAAGCTTTCTGCACGTGAACTCGATGTTCTGTCGTGCGTTGCACTGGGGCACACCAACGTCGAAGCAGCTGAAGAGATGGGCATCGGCGCGGAAACTGTGAAATCTTATCTGCGAAGCGTCATGCGTAAGCTCGGCGCACACACCCGTTATGAGGCTGTCAATGCAGCTCGGCGCATTGGCGCGCTGCCTTAG
- the cysK gene encoding cysteine synthase A, with protein MAKVYDNILETIGNTPLVELKGITEGAGARVLAKLEFFNPANSVKDRIGKAIVDAAEASGDLKPGGTIVEATSGNTGIALALAGAARGYKVILTMPETMSNERRVVLRAFGAEIILTPGSAGMQGAVDKANELVETTDNAILASQFENQANPKIHYETTGPEVWNDTDGQVDILVAGVGTGGTISGASKYLKEQKADFKAVAVEPAASPLLSTGQAGAHKIQGLGANFIPGTFDRNVVDEILTVSNEDAISTSRALAVKDGILGGISAGANVKAALELANREENNGKTIVVIIPDFGERYVSTILYEDIRD; from the coding sequence ATGGCAAAGGTGTATGACAACATCCTCGAAACAATCGGCAACACCCCACTGGTCGAGCTGAAAGGCATCACCGAAGGTGCTGGCGCTCGCGTCTTAGCAAAGCTGGAGTTCTTCAACCCGGCGAACTCGGTCAAAGACCGCATCGGCAAGGCCATCGTCGACGCTGCAGAAGCATCCGGGGATCTCAAGCCAGGCGGCACCATTGTCGAGGCGACATCGGGCAACACCGGTATCGCATTGGCACTCGCAGGAGCGGCACGCGGATACAAGGTCATCTTGACCATGCCCGAAACCATGTCCAATGAGCGCCGCGTCGTGCTCCGCGCATTCGGCGCCGAGATCATCCTGACCCCCGGTTCCGCAGGCATGCAGGGAGCAGTGGACAAGGCGAACGAGCTCGTCGAAACCACTGACAACGCCATCCTCGCGTCCCAGTTTGAAAACCAGGCCAACCCAAAGATTCACTACGAGACCACTGGACCAGAAGTCTGGAACGACACCGACGGCCAGGTAGACATCCTCGTTGCAGGTGTGGGCACCGGCGGCACCATCTCCGGCGCCAGCAAGTACCTCAAGGAGCAGAAGGCTGATTTCAAGGCTGTCGCAGTCGAACCTGCGGCTTCCCCACTTCTGTCCACCGGCCAGGCAGGCGCGCACAAGATTCAGGGCCTCGGCGCAAACTTCATCCCGGGAACCTTCGATCGCAACGTCGTCGATGAAATCCTCACCGTTTCCAACGAGGACGCGATCTCCACTTCCCGCGCGCTCGCGGTGAAGGACGGCATCCTCGGTGGCATCTCTGCCGGCGCAAACGTCAAGGCGGCTCTCGAGCTGGCCAACCGTGAGGAAAACAACGGCAAGACCATCGTCGTTATCATTCCTGACTTCGGCGAGCGCTACGTCTCCACCATCCTCTACGAGGACATCCGCGACTAA
- the epsC gene encoding serine O-acetyltransferase EpsC, whose protein sequence is MIKLVKMIREDLANAKTHDPAARGDLENALVYSGLHAIWLHRGCHALWNRGLKGPARILAQINRALTGIEIHPGAKIGRRFFIDHGMGIVIGETTEIGDGVMLYHGVTLGGQVLTQTKRHPTIEDNVTIGAGAKILGPVVIGEGSAVGANAVVTKDVPAHHIAMGIPAKNRPRLKEENEPLVDPGNYKI, encoded by the coding sequence ATGATCAAACTGGTGAAGATGATCCGCGAGGATCTGGCCAACGCCAAGACGCACGACCCCGCCGCACGTGGCGATCTGGAAAACGCTCTTGTCTATTCCGGACTGCACGCCATCTGGCTGCATCGCGGGTGTCACGCGCTGTGGAACCGAGGGCTCAAGGGCCCCGCGCGCATCCTCGCCCAGATTAACCGCGCACTGACCGGCATCGAAATCCACCCAGGTGCGAAAATTGGCCGAAGGTTCTTCATCGACCATGGAATGGGCATCGTCATCGGCGAAACCACCGAAATCGGCGACGGGGTCATGCTTTACCACGGAGTCACCCTCGGCGGGCAGGTGCTCACCCAGACGAAGCGCCACCCGACGATCGAGGACAACGTCACGATCGGGGCGGGTGCCAAGATTCTCGGGCCAGTCGTGATCGGCGAAGGCTCCGCGGTGGGCGCGAATGCGGTCGTGACCAAGGATGTCCCGGCGCATCACATCGCCATGGGGATCCCGGCGAAGAACCGTCCTCGCCTCAAAGAGGAGAACGAACCCCTCGTCGACCCCGGCAACTACAAGATCTAG
- a CDS encoding GNAT family N-acetyltransferase, whose amino-acid sequence MSGNTEIDHQPEKLRYIIKVDGREAGYAEYVPLGDEVLDFNHTVIDQAYRGHGLSSILLTEVLTDVRRAGKKVRPTCSAVERFFEKNEAFQDLREQ is encoded by the coding sequence ATGTCGGGGAACACTGAAATTGACCACCAGCCAGAGAAGTTGCGTTACATCATCAAGGTCGACGGTCGCGAGGCCGGCTATGCCGAATACGTGCCACTTGGCGACGAAGTCCTGGACTTCAACCACACCGTCATCGACCAGGCGTACCGTGGCCACGGTCTGTCGAGCATTTTGCTGACGGAGGTGCTCACGGATGTCCGTCGCGCGGGCAAAAAAGTACGCCCAACCTGCAGTGCGGTTGAGCGCTTCTTCGAGAAGAACGAGGCCTTCCAGGACCTGCGAGAGCAGTAG